A window of Polaribacter litorisediminis contains these coding sequences:
- a CDS encoding ABC transporter ATP-binding protein, whose product METILSLKNLDKKYGAVHAVNNLSFDIQKGNVYGILGPNGSGKSTTLGIILNVVNRTSGEFYWFNGNLSTHEALKKVGAIIERPNFYPYMTASQNLALICKIKEISTEKIDEKLATVNLFDRKDSKFSTFSLGMKQRLAIASALLNDPEILILDEPTNGLDPQGIHEIRQIIIKIAKSGTTILLASHLLDEVEKVCSHVVVIRKGIKLYAGRVDEMTASNGLLELKVEKQEKELITLLENHPAIGKITKDHETIITTLNREISSTEINTYLFENGIVLSHLIKRKPSLEQQFLDLTNNK is encoded by the coding sequence TTGGAAACTATCTTATCTCTTAAAAATCTCGATAAAAAATACGGAGCTGTCCATGCTGTAAATAATCTTTCTTTTGATATTCAAAAAGGAAATGTTTATGGAATTTTAGGTCCAAATGGCTCTGGAAAATCGACTACTTTAGGTATTATTTTAAATGTTGTAAATAGAACTTCAGGTGAGTTCTATTGGTTTAATGGCAACCTATCTACACATGAAGCTTTAAAGAAAGTTGGTGCTATTATAGAGCGCCCCAACTTTTATCCTTACATGACTGCTTCGCAAAATTTAGCTTTAATTTGTAAAATAAAGGAAATATCCACAGAAAAAATTGATGAAAAACTAGCAACTGTAAATCTATTTGATAGAAAAGATAGCAAGTTCAGCACTTTTTCTTTAGGAATGAAACAACGTTTGGCTATTGCATCTGCACTATTAAATGACCCTGAAATTTTAATTTTAGATGAACCCACCAATGGTTTAGATCCGCAAGGAATTCATGAAATAAGACAAATCATTATAAAAATTGCTAAAAGTGGTACAACAATCTTATTAGCTTCTCACCTTTTAGATGAAGTTGAAAAAGTGTGCTCTCATGTTGTAGTCATCAGAAAAGGAATTAAATTATATGCTGGTCGCGTAGATGAAATGACGGCTTCTAACGGTTTATTAGAATTAAAAGTAGAGAAACAAGAAAAAGAGTTGATTACCCTTCTTGAAAACCATCCTGCAATTGGTAAAATCACAAAAGATCATGAAACTATTATTACAACTTTAAATCGTGAAATTTCATCCACAGAAATAAATACTTATTTGTTTGAAAATGGCATTGTTTTATCACATTTAATAAAACGTAAACCTAGCTTAGAACAACAATTTTTAGATTTAACCAACAATAAATAA
- a CDS encoding plasmid pRiA4b ORF-3 family protein produces MYKIRVILDSKEDVIRTVLVDDHINLESLHVAIASSFGFEGQEMASFYRTDDEWNQGEEIPLFNMAEAGEDISMQSCMLADTLPEINNKLIYVYDFLKMWTFYVDVIEILPEKRDDLPQTILVVGDIPAEAPEKEFVADELNDDFGDEGDIDDEFGHFDDFNYNEY; encoded by the coding sequence ATGTACAAAATACGCGTTATTTTAGATTCTAAAGAAGATGTAATTAGAACTGTTTTAGTTGATGATCATATTAATTTAGAAAGTTTACATGTGGCAATTGCATCTTCATTTGGTTTTGAAGGGCAAGAAATGGCTTCTTTTTATAGAACAGATGATGAATGGAATCAAGGTGAAGAAATACCTTTGTTTAACATGGCTGAAGCTGGTGAGGACATTTCTATGCAGTCTTGCATGCTAGCAGATACACTACCTGAAATAAACAATAAACTTATTTACGTATATGATTTTTTAAAAATGTGGACTTTTTATGTAGATGTGATAGAAATATTACCAGAAAAAAGAGACGATTTACCACAAACCATTTTAGTTGTTGGAGATATTCCTGCCGAAGCACCTGAAAAAGAATTCGTTGCCGACGAGTTAAATGATGATTTCGGTGATGAAGGTGATATTGATGACGAATTTGGTCATTTTGATGATTTTAATTACAATGAATATTAA
- a CDS encoding PaaI family thioesterase, whose product MDKQKTLIALNSLNKNTLMETLEIEFVDVGENFVTAKMPVNSKVYQPYGILHGGATAALAETVGSCASALFVDTKTKIIKGIELSINHLKSKKEGIVFGIAKPIHKGRTTHLWEIRIVDEDDQLISICKLTNIVLDKK is encoded by the coding sequence ATGGATAAACAAAAAACCCTAATTGCCTTAAATAGTTTAAATAAAAATACACTCATGGAAACTTTAGAGATAGAGTTTGTTGATGTAGGTGAAAATTTTGTAACTGCAAAAATGCCAGTAAACTCAAAGGTTTATCAACCTTACGGAATTTTACATGGAGGCGCAACGGCTGCTTTAGCAGAAACTGTTGGTAGCTGTGCATCTGCTCTTTTTGTAGATACAAAAACAAAAATTATTAAAGGAATTGAGTTGAGCATTAATCATTTAAAAAGTAAAAAAGAGGGGATTGTTTTCGGAATTGCGAAACCAATTCATAAAGGAAGAACAACACATTTATGGGAAATTAGAATTGTGGATGAAGATGATCAACTAATTTCCATTTGTAAATTGACGAATATCGTTTTAGACAAAAAATAG
- a CDS encoding chorismate-binding protein — translation MKIFNKITTHYHKELPFVVYRKPNKNTINGFFMQDDELFFIDDFSESGFVFAPFDANEKAILFPLKKAAFIAEPIALQSIISNKKKFLVDEVSKDYHIQLVKKVIDEINTTDLKKVVISRKEEIHISDFNILEVYQKLLENYKNAFVYAWFHPKVGLWLGATPETLLHIENSVFKTMSLAGTQVYQGDSELKSSQIKNVVWKNKELDEQQLVTDFIKEQVKDISTNLKIDKTKTVQAGNLLHLKTLVRGSLDKKSTLKELIRALHPTPAVCGLPRNNAKKFILENENYNRSFYTGFLGEVQMYHQNIQLKNSSLFVNLRCMEIQNNRAFVYVGGGITKDSDAAREWEETVSKSKIMKKVL, via the coding sequence TTGAAAATTTTTAATAAAATAACAACACATTATCATAAAGAATTACCTTTTGTAGTGTATCGAAAACCGAATAAAAACACGATTAATGGTTTTTTTATGCAGGATGATGAACTTTTTTTTATTGATGATTTCTCTGAATCAGGGTTTGTTTTTGCGCCGTTTGATGCCAATGAAAAAGCAATTTTATTTCCTTTAAAAAAGGCAGCATTTATAGCGGAACCAATTGCTCTACAATCCATTATTTCTAATAAAAAGAAATTTTTAGTGGATGAAGTTTCAAAAGATTATCATATTCAATTAGTGAAAAAAGTAATCGATGAGATCAATACAACCGATTTAAAAAAGGTAGTGATTTCTAGAAAAGAAGAAATTCATATTTCTGATTTTAATATTTTGGAAGTGTATCAAAAATTATTAGAAAATTATAAAAATGCTTTTGTATATGCCTGGTTTCATCCAAAAGTTGGTCTATGGTTGGGCGCAACACCAGAAACACTTTTACATATAGAGAATTCCGTTTTTAAAACAATGTCTTTGGCAGGAACACAAGTGTATCAGGGAGACTCTGAATTAAAATCTTCACAAATAAAAAATGTGGTTTGGAAAAATAAGGAGCTAGATGAACAGCAGTTGGTTACCGATTTTATAAAAGAGCAGGTAAAAGATATTTCTACAAATTTAAAAATAGACAAAACGAAAACCGTACAAGCCGGTAATTTGTTGCACTTAAAAACATTAGTCAGGGGGAGTTTAGATAAAAAATCAACCTTAAAAGAATTAATTAGGGCTCTGCATCCAACACCAGCAGTTTGTGGTTTGCCAAGAAATAACGCTAAAAAATTCATTTTAGAAAACGAAAATTACAATCGCAGTTTTTATACAGGCTTTTTGGGGGAAGTACAGATGTATCATCAAAATATACAGCTTAAAAACTCTTCGCTATTTGTGAATTTACGCTGTATGGAAATTCAAAATAATAGAGCTTTTGTGTATGTTGGTGGCGGAATTACAAAAGATAGTGATGCTGCGAGAGAGTGGGAGGAAACTGTTTCTAAAAGTAAAATAATGAAAAAAGTTTTATAA
- a CDS encoding PUR family DNA/RNA-binding protein: MAERIEQEEIFSQVLRAGRRTYFFDVRATKADDYYLTVTESKKFTHDDGTFHYQKHKIYLYKEDFADFHEMLQKATDYIVTEKGDEVISERHQKDFKKEENSGEIKSAQSFTDVSFDDI, encoded by the coding sequence ATGGCAGAGAGAATTGAACAAGAAGAAATTTTTTCACAAGTATTAAGAGCAGGAAGAAGAACTTATTTTTTTGATGTAAGAGCTACAAAAGCAGATGATTACTATTTAACGGTTACAGAAAGTAAAAAGTTTACACATGATGATGGCACATTCCATTATCAAAAACACAAGATATATTTATACAAGGAAGATTTTGCAGATTTTCATGAAATGTTGCAAAAAGCTACGGATTATATAGTTACTGAAAAAGGAGACGAAGTAATTAGCGAACGTCATCAAAAAGATTTTAAAAAAGAAGAAAACTCTGGAGAAATAAAGTCGGCACAAAGTTTTACTGATGTTTCTTTTGACGACATTTAA
- a CDS encoding ABC transporter ATP-binding protein, with protein MKALQYLNKYFSKYKWRILIGLFITILSKLLALQVPKIIGESFNIVEDYINNKVTDLAQVKHELLINVLIIIGVALLGGFLTFLMRQTIIVTSRLIEFDLKNEIYQQYQKLSLNFYKKNRTGDLMNRISEDVSKVRMYVGPAIMYTMNMIVLFVVGFSQMARVDLKLTLYTLIPFPLLSISIFTLSKVIHKRSTIVQEYLSKLTTFNQEFFSGINVVKSYGIENLIIKDFDVISDESMKKNIDLQKANALFFPLMLLLIGISNLIVIYVGGNQYINGEIKAGVIIEFILYVNILTWPVAVVGWVTSMVQQAEASQARINEFLNQVPEIKNKNLSTTKIQGNVTFKNVTFTYDDTNITALKNINFSVKQGETLAILGNTGSGKSTIIELISRLYDTTKGTIFLDDTPIQEANLNDVRSQIGFVPQDPFLFSDSIGNNIKFGKEEATEEEIINAAKNAVVHDNIVAFKNGYKTILGERGVTLSGGQKQRVSIARAIIKNPKILIFDDCLSAVDTETEEKILANLEKVSKDKTTFIISHRVSSAKNADKIIVLDDGKIIQQGTHNQLITQEGYYKNLYEQQLLEKEN; from the coding sequence TTGAAAGCATTACAATATTTAAACAAATATTTCTCTAAATACAAATGGCGAATTTTAATAGGTTTGTTCATAACAATTTTATCCAAACTATTAGCGTTACAAGTTCCTAAAATTATTGGAGAATCTTTTAACATTGTCGAAGATTATATAAATAATAAAGTAACCGATTTAGCACAAGTAAAACATGAGCTTTTGATAAATGTACTCATTATTATTGGTGTTGCTTTATTGGGCGGGTTTCTTACTTTTTTAATGCGTCAAACCATTATTGTTACTTCAAGATTAATTGAGTTCGATTTAAAGAATGAAATTTATCAACAATACCAAAAATTATCACTCAATTTTTATAAAAAGAATAGAACGGGTGATTTAATGAATAGAATTAGTGAAGATGTTTCTAAAGTAAGAATGTATGTGGGGCCTGCCATTATGTATACCATGAACATGATTGTACTTTTTGTGGTAGGATTCTCTCAAATGGCCAGAGTAGATTTAAAATTAACTTTATATACCCTAATTCCTTTTCCGCTTTTATCTATTTCTATTTTTACTTTAAGCAAGGTTATTCATAAAAGAAGTACCATTGTGCAAGAATATTTATCAAAATTAACCACCTTTAATCAAGAGTTTTTTTCAGGGATAAATGTTGTTAAATCCTACGGAATTGAGAACTTAATTATTAAAGATTTTGATGTTATTTCTGATGAAAGCATGAAAAAAAACATTGATTTACAAAAAGCAAATGCACTTTTTTTCCCTTTGATGCTTTTATTAATAGGAATCAGTAACTTAATTGTTATTTATGTCGGTGGAAATCAATATATAAACGGAGAAATTAAAGCTGGTGTTATCATAGAATTTATACTATATGTAAATATTTTAACTTGGCCAGTAGCCGTAGTGGGCTGGGTAACTTCTATGGTACAACAGGCAGAAGCATCACAAGCAAGAATAAATGAATTTTTAAATCAGGTTCCAGAAATTAAAAACAAAAATTTATCGACCACCAAAATACAAGGTAATGTTACTTTTAAAAATGTAACATTTACTTATGATGATACCAATATTACAGCTTTAAAGAATATTAATTTCTCTGTAAAACAGGGCGAAACTTTGGCTATTTTAGGAAATACGGGTTCAGGAAAATCAACTATTATTGAACTAATTTCTAGATTATATGACACAACAAAAGGCACAATTTTTTTAGATGACACTCCTATTCAGGAAGCAAATTTAAATGATGTAAGAAGTCAAATTGGTTTTGTTCCTCAAGATCCGTTCTTATTTTCTGATAGCATTGGGAACAACATTAAATTCGGAAAAGAAGAAGCTACCGAAGAAGAAATTATAAACGCGGCAAAAAATGCGGTGGTACATGACAATATCGTTGCCTTTAAAAACGGCTATAAAACGATTCTTGGCGAGCGTGGCGTAACACTTTCTGGTGGACAAAAACAACGAGTTTCTATTGCCAGAGCTATAATTAAAAATCCTAAAATTTTAATTTTTGATGATTGCTTGTCTGCCGTAGATACAGAAACAGAAGAAAAAATACTGGCAAATTTAGAAAAAGTATCTAAAGACAAAACTACATTTATTATTAGTCACAGAGTTTCATCAGCAAAAAATGCGGATAAAATTATTGTTTTAGATGATGGTAAAATTATACAACAAGGAACTCACAATCAACTTATAACCCAAGAAGGATATTATAAAAACTTATATGAACAGCAACTTTTAGAAAAAGAAAATTAA
- the nusB gene encoding transcription antitermination factor NusB, which produces MINRRHIRVKVMQSVYAMQQSHNDDIIREEKFLKHSILKMFDLYVLNIRLLVEVQKLAAKKIALSKKKILATQEELKPNTKFIDNKLINAIAESISLESYLEMNNLKNWEQEKEYVRIIFEELQKSDLYKKYLNTSEDSFKVDKAFVIDFFKEIIAPNEKLADYYEDIMISWVDDIPFVNTWVVRSLNKQKNNTTFTLGVLYKDTDDEQFVSDLFRKTILKEKSYEQDITDKTPNWETDRIADIDMILIKMAMTEFINFPSIPTRVTINEYIEISKDYSTTKSSYFINGVLDKISKEFTKEKRIVKIGRGLL; this is translated from the coding sequence ATGATTAACAGAAGACATATTCGAGTTAAAGTAATGCAATCTGTATATGCCATGCAGCAATCTCATAATGATGACATTATTAGAGAAGAGAAATTTTTGAAACATAGCATCTTAAAAATGTTCGATTTATATGTTTTAAATATTAGACTACTCGTTGAAGTACAAAAACTAGCCGCAAAAAAAATAGCACTTTCCAAAAAGAAAATTCTTGCTACTCAAGAAGAATTAAAGCCCAATACAAAATTTATTGATAACAAATTAATCAATGCAATTGCAGAAAGTATTAGTTTAGAAAGTTATTTAGAAATGAATAATTTAAAAAACTGGGAACAAGAAAAAGAATATGTAAGAATTATCTTTGAAGAACTTCAAAAAAGTGATTTGTATAAAAAATACCTAAATACTTCAGAAGATTCCTTTAAAGTCGATAAAGCTTTTGTGATTGATTTTTTCAAAGAAATTATTGCGCCAAATGAAAAGCTAGCAGATTATTATGAGGATATTATGATTTCTTGGGTTGATGATATTCCGTTTGTAAATACATGGGTTGTAAGATCGTTAAATAAACAAAAGAATAACACAACTTTTACACTAGGTGTATTATATAAGGACACTGATGATGAGCAATTTGTGTCTGATCTTTTTAGAAAAACGATTTTAAAAGAGAAAAGCTATGAGCAAGATATTACCGATAAAACGCCTAATTGGGAAACCGATAGAATTGCAGATATCGATATGATTCTCATAAAAATGGCCATGACTGAATTCATTAATTTTCCGTCAATACCAACCAGAGTAACTATTAATGAATATATAGAAATTTCTAAAGATTACTCGACAACCAAGAGTAGTTATTTTATAAACGGGGTTTTAGATAAAATTTCTAAAGAATTTACAAAAGAAAAAAGAATTGTTAAAATAGGTAGAGGTTTATTGTAA
- a CDS encoding DUF1573 domain-containing protein — MKKTIILFAFVISSSLFIACGNGTGNATSKINKENLETAKSRDVEIKNGAASISFESTEYNFGTVNEGDIVETTFKLTNSGKTDLVITDAKVTCGCTVPVWPKKPIKPGQTEDIKVKFNTNGKQNRQQKNITLITNTATGREILTLKGMVTPKAK, encoded by the coding sequence ATGAAAAAAACAATAATATTATTTGCCTTTGTAATTTCTTCAAGCTTATTTATTGCTTGCGGAAACGGGACAGGTAACGCCACTTCAAAAATTAACAAAGAAAATTTAGAAACGGCAAAATCTAGAGATGTGGAAATTAAAAATGGTGCAGCCTCTATTTCTTTTGAAAGTACAGAATATAATTTTGGAACAGTAAATGAGGGCGATATCGTTGAAACTACTTTTAAATTAACCAACTCTGGTAAAACCGATTTAGTCATTACAGATGCTAAAGTAACATGTGGTTGTACAGTGCCGGTTTGGCCTAAAAAACCTATTAAACCAGGTCAAACTGAAGACATTAAAGTAAAGTTTAACACTAATGGGAAACAGAATAGACAGCAAAAAAATATCACTTTAATCACAAATACAGCAACTGGAAGAGAAATTTTAACTCTGAAAGGTATGGTAACGCCAAAAGCAAAATAA
- the yajC gene encoding preprotein translocase subunit YajC, producing the protein MFLTIVLQADTGAGSLMSFLPFIAMIAVLYFFMIRPQMNRQKKEKVFQKEIKKGGKVVTSSGIHGKIVEINTNDNTVTIETGAGKIKFERSAISMELSKKYLTPEVK; encoded by the coding sequence ATGTTTTTAACAATAGTATTACAGGCCGATACAGGTGCCGGAAGTTTAATGTCATTTTTACCCTTTATAGCAATGATTGCGGTTTTATATTTCTTTATGATAAGACCACAAATGAACCGTCAGAAAAAAGAAAAAGTATTTCAAAAGGAAATTAAAAAAGGAGGAAAAGTGGTTACCTCTAGCGGTATTCACGGAAAAATTGTAGAAATTAATACAAATGATAATACCGTAACGATAGAAACAGGCGCCGGAAAAATTAAGTTTGAACGTTCGGCTATTTCAATGGAGTTGAGTAAGAAGTATTTAACCCCCGAAGTAAAGTAA
- a CDS encoding CdaR family protein: MKTKSKKIPKTFISFLIISFLIWFLITFSKEYVTVVTYPVSYENIPQNKLLQETPISAIDISIKASGFKILRTKFKNKVIQLEASELQKKKAENFYLLPRNQTNKIQKQLLSGVVLQEIIQDTIYLNLGVLSSKKVAIKPNLEINFHIGYDLLDEISVKPDSIVISGPEAKLQKINYLNLKKLSLKDVKTDFSKQVAIINPEAQNSLHINKLKVTIAGKVDKFTEGVLQIPFTIKNLPENTSLTILTEKVEIVYIVALSNFAKVSEASFKVECDFAISEKNNLGYLIPKVIAKPNFIKSFKIVPAKIDFLIQK, translated from the coding sequence TTGAAAACAAAATCTAAGAAAATACCAAAAACATTTATAAGTTTTTTAATCATCTCTTTTTTAATTTGGTTTTTGATTACATTTTCTAAAGAATATGTTACTGTGGTTACTTATCCTGTAAGTTATGAAAATATACCTCAAAATAAACTTTTACAAGAAACACCCATATCAGCAATAGATATTTCTATAAAAGCATCAGGATTTAAAATTTTAAGAACTAAATTTAAGAATAAAGTTATACAGTTAGAAGCTTCTGAATTGCAAAAAAAGAAGGCTGAAAATTTTTATCTTTTACCAAGAAATCAGACTAATAAAATTCAAAAACAACTATTATCTGGCGTTGTTTTACAAGAGATTATTCAAGATACTATTTATTTAAATTTAGGAGTATTAAGTTCTAAAAAAGTAGCCATAAAACCAAACTTAGAAATTAATTTTCATATTGGTTACGATCTTTTAGACGAAATATCTGTAAAGCCAGACTCTATTGTTATTTCTGGTCCGGAAGCTAAACTTCAAAAAATTAATTACCTTAATTTAAAAAAATTATCTTTAAAGGATGTAAAAACTGATTTTAGTAAGCAGGTTGCAATCATAAACCCAGAAGCACAAAATAGTTTACATATTAACAAATTAAAAGTTACAATTGCTGGCAAAGTAGATAAATTTACAGAAGGAGTTTTGCAAATTCCGTTTACAATTAAAAATTTACCAGAGAACACGAGTTTAACTATTCTTACAGAAAAGGTAGAGATCGTTTATATTGTTGCATTATCTAATTTTGCCAAAGTTTCTGAGGCTTCTTTTAAAGTGGAATGCGATTTTGCTATTTCTGAAAAGAATAATTTAGGATATTTAATACCTAAAGTGATTGCAAAACCGAATTTTATCAAAAGTTTTAAAATTGTACCAGCTAAAATAGATTTTTTAATTCAAAAATAA
- the coaE gene encoding dephospho-CoA kinase (Dephospho-CoA kinase (CoaE) performs the final step in coenzyme A biosynthesis.) → MMIVGLTGGIGSGKTTVAKLFSEFDNVAIYIADYEAKKLMNSSKTIKDKLIKEFGELAFINDALNRKYIAEIVFRDKEKLAKLNAIIHPEVKKHFEKFVKINNKKNYIIYENAILFETKSNLICDVIITVYADVNTKIQRVIARDSSTKKEVLNRMKNQWQDCKKILQSNYIIYNENLDETRKRVREIHNILTGKASIF, encoded by the coding sequence ATGATGATTGTTGGTTTAACAGGGGGTATCGGAAGTGGTAAAACTACGGTTGCTAAACTCTTTTCTGAGTTTGATAATGTAGCTATTTATATTGCTGATTATGAGGCTAAAAAATTAATGAACTCATCAAAAACTATAAAAGACAAATTAATCAAAGAATTTGGTGAATTGGCTTTTATAAATGATGCTTTAAATAGAAAATATATAGCAGAAATAGTTTTTAGAGACAAAGAAAAATTGGCAAAACTAAATGCGATTATACATCCAGAGGTTAAGAAACATTTTGAAAAATTCGTGAAAATTAATAATAAAAAGAATTATATTATTTACGAGAATGCCATTTTATTTGAAACTAAAAGTAATCTAATATGCGATGTTATAATTACCGTTTATGCGGATGTAAATACTAAAATTCAAAGAGTTATTGCTAGAGATTCATCAACAAAAAAAGAGGTTTTAAATAGAATGAAAAATCAATGGCAAGACTGTAAAAAAATACTGCAATCTAACTATATAATTTATAATGAAAACCTTGATGAAACCCGAAAGCGGGTTCGTGAAATTCATAATATTTTAACAGGAAAAGCTTCGATATTTTAA
- a CDS encoding sensor histidine kinase, translating into MFVLIVGLMSISLIGIISVQLYWINNAVESKKEQFKNDVQKSLGRVIERINENKDQQIENVIQDILSRETLADNAELKNYLFQQIDTTNNRKITYGTTILEENFEIPLDFLDNETVIFKRVSGKKDFFQTSFIKDEDHIFNSGDEKRYSFVGRMKKYEDFQFSEFRKEWQRKIPLNQRISNRELNETIKDELEKRNIFLDFKYGVYGIDGLATKLKSGYYTVSQKDSYTYPLSFNDNDNPDYILHIEFPTKNKHILSGISNILLLSLFFIFIIIVAFSSSLYQLIKQKKISEIKTDFINNMTHEFKTPIATINLALDSIRNPKIINDNEKVLRYVNMIRDENKRMHTQVENVLRISRLEKNQLDIAKETVDVHDIIEDAITHVSLLVNDKKGTIEKHFHAITTEISGNEFHLTNVVVNILENAIKYSVAPPKINVYTESMNKFFIIKIKDEGIGMSKSVQKSVFDKFYREQKGNIHDVKGHGLGLAYVKEIVEKHHGTVFVESEKGKGSIFTVKLPLI; encoded by the coding sequence ATGTTTGTTCTTATTGTTGGTTTAATGAGTATTTCCTTGATAGGAATTATCTCTGTACAACTCTATTGGATTAATAATGCAGTAGAGAGTAAAAAAGAACAATTTAAGAATGATGTACAAAAATCTTTGGGGAGGGTTATTGAAAGAATCAATGAAAATAAAGATCAACAAATTGAAAATGTAATTCAAGATATTTTATCAAGAGAAACATTGGCAGATAATGCGGAACTTAAAAATTATTTGTTTCAACAAATTGATACCACGAACAATAGAAAAATTACTTATGGAACTACAATTTTAGAAGAAAATTTTGAAATTCCTTTAGACTTTTTGGATAATGAAACTGTTATTTTTAAAAGAGTTTCTGGTAAAAAAGATTTTTTTCAAACTAGTTTTATCAAAGATGAAGATCATATTTTTAATTCTGGTGATGAAAAACGCTACTCTTTTGTAGGAAGAATGAAAAAGTATGAAGATTTTCAATTTTCTGAATTCAGAAAAGAATGGCAAAGAAAAATCCCTTTAAATCAAAGAATTAGCAACAGAGAATTAAATGAAACGATAAAAGATGAATTAGAAAAAAGGAATATATTTTTAGATTTTAAATATGGTGTGTATGGTATTGATGGCTTAGCAACAAAACTAAAATCAGGTTATTATACAGTGAGTCAGAAAGATAGTTATACCTATCCCTTATCTTTTAATGACAATGACAATCCTGATTATATCTTGCATATAGAGTTTCCAACAAAAAACAAGCATATTTTATCAGGTATTTCTAACATATTACTGCTTTCATTATTTTTTATTTTTATTATTATCGTAGCCTTTTCAAGTTCATTATACCAGTTAATAAAACAGAAAAAAATATCAGAAATAAAAACAGATTTTATTAATAATATGACACACGAGTTTAAAACCCCAATTGCTACGATCAATTTAGCTTTAGACTCCATTAGAAATCCAAAAATTATAAATGATAACGAAAAAGTTTTGCGCTATGTAAATATGATTCGTGATGAAAATAAAAGAATGCATACGCAGGTAGAAAATGTATTACGAATTTCTAGATTAGAAAAAAATCAGTTAGATATTGCGAAAGAAACTGTAGATGTTCATGATATCATAGAAGATGCCATTACACATGTTAGTTTATTGGTAAATGATAAAAAAGGAACAATAGAGAAGCATTTTCATGCAATTACAACTGAAATTTCTGGAAATGAATTTCATCTTACCAATGTTGTAGTTAACATATTAGAGAATGCAATAAAATACTCTGTAGCGCCTCCAAAAATTAATGTTTACACAGAGAGTATGAATAAGTTTTTTATTATTAAAATAAAAGACGAAGGAATTGGAATGAGTAAAAGTGTTCAGAAAAGTGTTTTTGATAAATTTTATAGGGAGCAAAAAGGAAACATTCATGATGTAAAAGGTCATGGTCTAGGATTAGCTTATGTAAAAGAAATTGTTGAAAAACACCACGGAACAGTGTTCGTAGAAAGTGAAAAAGGAAAAGGAAGCATATTTACAGTAAAATTACCTTTAATTTAA